DNA sequence from the Salminus brasiliensis chromosome 3, fSalBra1.hap2, whole genome shotgun sequence genome:
TACCCTCCGTTTGGGGTTATATTTGTAACCCAGTGATTGTTGTTctttaatatgatttttttttattttctcaatGATTACTGATCAAATGATTGTAAGCAGTGCATTCAGAGCATTCCAGGAGAAGTGATGATCGTTCTTTCAAAATGaagcaaaaataaacacaccatAGGCTACACAACTGTAGGGTTTGTATCTGTATTGCTGAATATCCAGAGAACTAATTTACGCACCATCGATGTTTTGGACCTTAATGATCATTTCTATGCAATTAAGCACAACAGAACAAAATGTGCCATGGAATCCACTGCTTGGACttaatgttttctttcttttctgtggTGGTTTTGAAAGAGCAAAGGGAGAGATAGTAACACAGCTACTCCTGTACTACTTGCACTACAgcagacacttacaggctttgTAGAATACCTAGCTTTGTAAAGATGCACAACAGCCCAATGCAGAGCACACTATACATTTTTAATGGGATAAcagtttgtatttatttaaaaaagaaaataaaaaaaacatgtaactcTGCCCTTCTTTTTGGTCCGACTGCTTATTTGATTGAGGTTTTGCATGTGAGAACTTGTCCACTGTGCCTCTGTGTCACAACTGTCTTGTCCATAAATGACCGCAGGTCCACATATAAGCAAACAGGAGATTATAAGAGCTCGAGAGCTCGAGCTGTCGAGTCTGGGCAAACCCAGACATTCTTTCATGTGTGAGTCTTCTGTGATAGACTTCAAGAAGAAATAATCTTGGTGTTCAAAAGCTGTCACAATATGAAAACATCATCATACAGATCATCACCGCTTCTTATGCTACATTTCCTGTTCACACACTCAGGAATAAGTTAAAGCTTAAGTACAAGCTATAAAAACCATAATATATgtagattctttttttttttttttttttacaattttaataATTACAACTTATATTCAAACGTGCAAATTAGACAGGCCTCTTTTTGCTCAAAATTAGCCAATATTAATAAGATAAATATTTCAGGAAATGAAGAACTACTTACGgaactataatatataatatttcatttCTTTCCACTAGGAAAATGTCAAAGGTCTTGAATGAGAGGAAATTATGGAGGTTTTAGGGACATATGATAAACACTATATTGCTATATAAGTCACCTCAACATTTTTGGAGGTGGAGGTGTAATCACAGTAAAACGACTGTTGTGCATGTAACCCACTCCACAGACTGGGCTTCTGAGCTTAATCTTGTGTCTTTTACCTTTGGAGTTTTAGACAAAGACTATAAGATTCTGTGTTTTTAGCACCCATCCAGTTGACCAACACAAACGTGATGAATTCAAGTGAGTTTGACATGTATTGCTCATAGGCCTGGTTTCCCATATgaggattaagcctagtcctggactacacagcatttTGAATGGAAAAGAATACACAGTCACACTTTTACTCTATTCTCCCTTATGCAACCCATTAATATTGAATATTGGCCAAACTGTGCTCCTGAAATGGGAGTTGATCTAAAAAAGCAACCTGGTGGACACCATGTCCTCAGTTCATAATCTCACGGTTCTCATAGTACATCTCAAGATCTGCGAAAATGTCGTTGGGGTTCTTGCAGCTGAGGTTGCAGAAGCAGGCATTAATCCACATGACCTGCCAGGTGATCACACCCCCGTGAGGGCACTGGAACTCCACCTGCACGGTTTTGGACTTGTAAGGGATGCAGCACCGTTCGTCTGTGCAGACCCCACAGTACTTGGGCCTGTAGAGCTTCTTGCTAGTGCAGCCCGAGATGGTGAAGTTGGTTGGGTGCTCCTCCCTGTAGATGTTCAGGCACTTCTTTCCAGGCTtgaggagaaacagaaagaaaaagaaaggctTCTTCTTAACACTAATCCACAATTAGCTCTGAGAGCTCTTGCTTAAAATATCATTAGCTCTCTAATGCTACTGCACCAACAGGTAAGAGCTTGAAGTATACAGGGACTCTGCCTACCTTGATGTGCGTTGTGATGTCCACCTCACAGGGTCTAAGGTTGCAGAGTCTTCTCTCCTTGACCATCCGGCACTGCTTGTTGGCATTAGTGATGCGCAAGGACACCCCTCGCCCACAGGTCTTGGAGCAGGGGCTCCAGGAGCTGGTCTGGGTCACACAGTTCTGCTGCCAGTTGTCTTTTCCACTGGAGAGAGCTTTCAGATACAAAAGCTGCCATTTGTCCACCCATATATGTATAAATGACATATTgaataatatagaaaatagCTCTTCTTCAaaaattatagaactacaatgATCAGGACCCtgcaggaccaccacagagcaggtaataTTTGgttggtgggtcattctcagcactgcacaacacacactaaccccATGCCAGTGTCACTGATGAAAACAATACATCACCCAagtaatacctgctctgtggtggttctGAGAGGGCCTGAACATTGAAGAAcagagtgaaaggaggctaactaaGTATATAGAGAAACAGATGGGCTATAggctgtaattatagaactacaaaagtgcttctttaTAGTAAATGGAGCTGGTATAATGAGCacagttcattccaaaccaggggtggtcataatattctgacatgactgtgtataataaaaaaaagtaatgaaaaTGAGGAACTGAAGGgagccacagccatctgtgccATCTCTTGTTGATGGAAAATTAGTGGACTGAGCTGCTCAaggtgcactcattgctgacatagacaATCAACTGCACACACGGCTTTGTAAAAATGCAACACAAGGGGCTAAAGTGACCATGCCCAATGACAAGCGTCAGACAGAGGGATATGAAGCACTGTGCTGTGGAATGGTGTTTTCTAGAGTGATAAAGCACCACTGAACacgtttacatttatggcaccTAGCTGATGCTCTAATCCACACATAAGGTTATTACAGCCAatgtaatgttaggagtcttgcctgacgactcttattggtgtagcacagcatagtgaCCCAGAACCCCAGTCTCTCACATTGTGTGGTACCTCACTGGcatgtagtggtgttatctgttgcaccacaccaaccacagaacAGCTTTGGGTTGagctacattcttaaaaatacagacgcttcaaatggttctttatgcgATGCTATTCAAGAACCAGGCTCCATCTCcattacaaatatggttctttaatgagccaaaactggttcttgtatagcatcgcttaaagaatcatttgAAGCATCTGTATATTTAAAGAGTGTGGAATGGTGTTTGTGACAGAACTTATTCTTTTTTGGCCAAAGGCAATCAGAGTAGAAAGGAATAGAGGTCTATATACTTTTGAACCCTTTGTGTAGCTAGGTAAGGGAGAGATAACGTGAGAAACATGACTTGTCTTTTTGTCTAGAGTTGAAAGAAATACCTATAAGCAGTTTCAGTTTGTACCTGCCATGGCGTGCCGTGGTGCAGTCTTGCGCCCCCTCCTGGACTCCTCACAGATCCATTGCTCACAGCACTGGCCTGGGATCTTTACCCGGCGGGGCGTCTGGCACCATACCCGGGGGGGCTGCCACTCGTTACACAGCGGCACGCAGCCAATGGCCCcgttcacacacagacactggtATTTACAGCTGGGCTGAAAGCTCTGCCCATTGCGATAGATTACACCATTGTGTTCACAGCCCGAGCCAAGTAGATCTGGACATTGGTGAAGAGCACAAAATTCATTTCTGAGGAGCCTTCAGGCTACTTTgtgtaaaataaacagaaaaagaagTCATTTCTATCAGAGGTAAAATGGCATGATGTAGAACACACAGATATTAGGAGAAGAATATCAAAAGTGATGTACAAATTACAAAAAGTGCTGTTTTCAGAAAAGactggaaaaaaagtatttgctgCTCCTAAGAAAAGAAGCTAAAATGAAGTGGTGAATAAAACCTGTTCACTAGCTTTGTTTGCGAGTGTACATCTGCGTTTCCATCTTAATTCACCCTCTTAATCTCAATCTAATCCCAGAACAGAGTGTTAATGTGCTTATTGGAGGCCGGAGCACAAGGACATGTTTTAGTGCAGGGAAcacttacatgcacacactcctTTTTCGTACCTAGGCTTGTCTGAGCTGTAATCGCAGTAGAGGCCGCGGTGGTGGTCACAGTTGTCCGCTTCGTTGCACACCTCCCCCACCTGCTTGGCACAGGCCTTGCAGCAGTCACAGCCGTCTGTGATCAGGCTGACGCCTGGCGGGCAGTTCGGGGGCGTTTCAGGACATGAGCAGGGCCACTTACAGTACTGAGTGCGGTTGTATGGCTCAAGAGCGGTGGGCTCTGGCATGATTGGCACCATAGAGGAACTCTGGCAGAAGGCCTGTATGAAAGACAATGAGAGAAAGATATGTTTGGGGGAATTATACACACATGAATCAGCATATTAAAAACTACACCCCCAAGCACTTTTTAGGAACAGCTGACCATCCTCTCATTCAGccaattatctaatcagtcaGCTGTATGACAGCAATGCAGTACATATGgtcatgcagatacaggccagcagcagcaggtaaTGTTCACCTAAACCATGGAAATAGGTAAacaatgtgatctcagtgattttaagtGTGGTCTGACTGTAGGTGCTGGTTTGAGTATATCTAGAACTGCTAATCTCCtgagattttcagcacaacagtctctagagtttaacCAGAATGGTGCTGTAAAGAAaaactgaggctgttttgagagccaAAGAAGCCCCACTAGTATTAGTAaagtattataaataaataataataaataaagtgtttGATGAGTGTAAATACAATACAGGTCCAGAGGCATTTAAACAGTGACACGTAATTTCGAAGACAAATCTGAAAGCAGGatgacccacaaacaagcagcccTTAAAGTTGACTACATTAGAAGCCTTGgaaataatcataatcttaGTCATAATCCGGATCTTAGGTGGTCAGACAGCAAAATATTGCTTCTAAGTATTAAAAAAGACTTTTATGGCATGCTGTtttataaaataacattttcacTATGTTAGTTTGTGGAAATCACTTTGAGCATGTAAAACAGATGGATTATGTAAAACTGTCTGTAATGCTGAAACTGTTTATGCAATATTTTGAATTACAGCTGAAAGTCTTTATGCTGAAAGTGTCACTAGCCAAACTTAAAAGAGCTGTAAAGGAACAGTTTTCCTTGAGAAGTTCTTAAATGcagatgtttaaaaacaatCAATACCCCACAGGGACTTTACACTTTCAAATCTGTACTAAGATAAGCTCAAATGTTGGACGTCTTATACACAAAGTACAAGTACAAGCACAATGAAATGCAGTTAGCTTCTATTCAGAAGTACCACAACACCTCCAGTGAACCTACACTTGTCTTGTGGGTTTTTATACAATATCAATAACAATAGAATTACATacgtaatacacacacacacacacacacatatatatatatatatatatatatatatatatatatatatatatatatatatatatacacacacataaaacttGTAGATTTTATCATAGATCACATGTAAAAACATTCGTTTCCATCTGCAGTACACAGATATGATTAACACAATTTGGTGGGTGCAAATTCCATTCTTTAGTGCcttttaaggaaaaaaaaacatatttgcaaAGCTTTTTAAAGACAATATCTAAATGTAATATGCAAGTGCACTTTGTGTAATAATGTTCTGTAAGGGCGGCTGGGAAAGATATTGAAATATTTTGGATGTCTGgctcccatcaccaccactgtaaacaattctgacATTTGACTACAAATCACTCTGAAAGGCTTTGTTTACATGCTTGTCAGAGTTCTAcagattattataatttatacaaTTTTCatttaatctaaaaaaaaaacctgacctgTAAATCTCTTTACATTTGATTACATGTAAATGAGCAATGATGCTTTAATGACTTAAGCTCTTAATCAAATTTCAACAAAAAGGAATTTGTGAggattacaaataaaaaagaaaaataaagtcCTGTTAATCATCTTATGAGGGCTTTGTACTTTCCCCTCAAGCAAGTTCTTGGCAGCCTATCAGTCACCTTGTACACGTCTGGTTATTACCAGAAGCAGAAGGTTACAGTTATTAATAATCCTGCTTTGGGTCTGGGATACTGAAGCTGATGAATGAATGTAATATCAGGCGTGCCACAGGGGCATTCCTCAGGGGGACGGCTTTAGGTCACTGCCATtcaacttttttctttttttttttgcatgaatgGAGACTGAGGCAGTATGGAAAGTGATTTATGAACTAAAGCTATAAGAATGCAGGCTCACGTGGTCTAGACTGATTTCTGAAGTCACCTTACATTCCTGAAGTGTCTCGCTGATTCTTCAACAATAATTTAACTCTCTAGGTCAACGTTTCTGATGGGTTATAGCTTTAGGCCATTTTGACCTCTGACCTCTCTTAGCCTGGCTGAAGCAATCAGTTAATATGATGGACAGCATGGcagaaggggaaaaaacattATTGGGTTTCAGTATCAAAATAACTAGGAGCTTTTTTAAGATTTAGGTCAAAGTTAAACAGTATAAAAGCATATTTCTGAGAAATATGAACTTGCAGGGCAAAGTTGGCCCAGGGCAAAGCAGAGTATTCGCCACTAGGCGGCAGTGTAATCACTTACATTCTCACTTAAAGGCTTTCACCACATTCCTCAAATACACTGAACGTGATGTGCTTTACAGATGAATAACTTTCCCTCTCTTAAATGATGGCATCGTCCTGTATTCTTCATATTCTTCTGTATTTATTGCACTGATCTGTATCATTAGCAATTAATATTAGCCTGTACAAATACAGCAGAGAAAAAGACTGATGCTCCAGAGGAGCAGATGCATCTATTGCATAACACTACAACATTACACCAAACGGGAAGagacacacagaacacacttttgcacaacacacacatttacacaatacTTACCTTTCAACATCACTGTCTTATTAGAAACCATTATGATGATGTAAAAATGTGCAATTTCAAATTTGCTCAAATTGTGTAAAACTGATATTTTAgatatacacaaaataattgaattaatttatttaataagatttttaaaaataaaaacttaaaaGAAAATCACAAACTGATTCCAGTCCAGTCCAATTACTTCTTACCTGCTGTAATCCGGAAACAAACAGAAGCCACGGCAGGTGCCACCTCATCACGGATCCCGAGGGGTAGATTCATTGAGCTTCATTCAGAACCAGATGCTGCTACAGGTCCAGTGCGTTCCCCGTCACGTCCCATTCGTTCTGCAAGCTGACAGGCCCTTTCCCTCCACACTCCCTCTCCACACCACTCCTCCTCCCTGCTCCACCAGTTTTACCCGTTTGGTTGAAAAAGACCCCCGTGACGTCAGAATCGTGGACACGCCCCGTCTCTGCCTTTCTTTAAACggtctaatttttttttaccccaccTGTATTCAGACAAACCCCTCCCCCCCGCCTATGATTAGATGTGGCCCCGCCCCCTTTCGTTATGATTGGCTAGTAGCCCTATTAGCAGCCGTTACTCGTTAACCTGTTAAGTCAGAAATATCCCAGTTTTCCGTCCCGCAGCTCTTGTgtgaagtatttttttttatatgtcttgcatttctctgtaatgctgtGCAGCCTTGTCTTACTCGAAGCAGCCGCAGAGCCTCCGAGCGAGTTTTTTAAAATCTAATTTATGAGTTTATTACCTAAAAGCCAATTCTTTGGTTAAGAATGCAGTCCGGGGTTCAGGGCCGTCCTGTGGGCATATGCTGCCTTCCAGTCATGTGGGAAATAAGGCATTTACGAGATGAGTGCACATGTACGCCAAGTgggaaactcaacaaaaacaatgcTAACTTGTGTTTTAAATTAGTTATCTGTTGGTTATTAAACAACATAGGCACTTCAGTATGATAATTTGAATAGTTTACTGTCACACGTGAAAAAAGTCCATGCTACCGACACATCTTACTGGATAAAAATATCGCTCACCTAATTCTTACACTTTGctcattatttatttgttttgtttgcagtaacTGTAAATATACTTGCTCTCTGTTGGCAACAGAAAAAGAGAATTACACAAAAAAGCTTTTCCCCCAGGGTGCAAACATCTGAGGTGGACTAGAAGGCAGCATTAAACCAatagggctgtgtcccaattgtgtACTACTCACTAATACTATGAGAAAACTACTACATACTAATCTTAGTAGTgcaggtttggcaggttagtactcAAAATATTAGCGTACTATCCTGTgttgtactaacaggaagtgttGCAAAGGATTGCTATGCCAACACTGCAATTTctcctgctgttgctgctgcaaTTGCATCATTATCCCCATTTATTTCCTAATTTTTCCAGACGTGAATATTTCTCCCTTTtctttttgcattgcattgtgggctAAAAGGGTCCATTgtaaccacactcaaaaacccGTCTGGTTCTGAGTATGAACCACTGATATTAGTACACTCAGCTTTAACGCATTTATCTATGTAGCACAATTCATTCTTAAAAAACAGTCAGTATTACTaagtagtatgcaattgggacacaccctAGGTAATTAAACTGGAAAGGTTCTCGTGTTGAAGACATGCCATGGAAATACCAGAAGTTAAGGGAAGCTCTTGAACAGTATCCATCTAGAGCACAGCAATAATGGGTTCTCAACACCAGTAAGAAATGAACGCTAGCTGTCTGGGTATTTTGTTAGTTTTCCTGTTGTGAATTGAGGGAATTCTATTTAGTTGTGACTGTCATTTACTCAGCAGTCAGTGTGGACACTGTAGGTCCCTTAACTttaaagtttacatttacatttaaggcatttagcagatgctcttatccagagcgacttacaaaagtgctttgctattaactcaagaataacctcagctagtttgaacagACTAGAATagaataattcaaagatacttctaagctttagacattactaaacacaagtcagtaagatgaccactctgctattcgcccaagtactcagaagaggagggtcttcagtctgcgtttgaagacagcgagcgactctgccgttcggacacccaggagaagctcgttccaccactttggtgcaggacagaaaaagcctgAACTCTTGTCTTCCGTGGgctttgagggatggcgggtcgagcagagctgtacttgaagcttgaagggctcttggtgtagattggcttttgaccattgccatcaagtacggaggggctggtccgttcttgaaTTTGTAGggcagtgtcagggttttgaatctgatgcgggaagcagctacaggaagccagtgaagagaacgcagcagtggagtaacatggctgaaAGTGTTAGTATGTTGCATACAGTGGGTGAACTGTATGTTAAAGTCTTGTTTGGTTAACTTACTATTTTATGCTCAGTTAACTCAAAATTCATTAATCCAACAAGTGAACTTTTGaagtttttaaagaaatgcaGGTACTGGGCtcccactgcagtaaatacagatCACACTTGGGGCTCCAGTACATGTGCATTTGGTGACATGGTTGAGTAATATTTtgtaggattttacacaaatatgactgtgactgttacgcagcgttacacagttctcgcaAGGGGTAtggtgcagctccaccaaagttatgTTATAGCTGTTAAAGTAAAATGGCCACTTTGCTTTGAATGTAGACAGCAACTGTTCATGCATACATGAAGTGATCAGCTAGCCTCTGTTGTATGCCACAAACATCACATGTTTCAGCTCCAACTTCTGTATTTTCATCTGTGGGTCATCTCACTGGTTGTATCTCAGATTAACAAGTAATGCAATTATAGGAAAAAGTCATTTGGGGACTGCATGTACTGGAACATCAGGACCTTTATGGGGCCTTCAAGTTGTGTCAGTCATGTGTATTTACAAGATAAGCACCCCTTCCCAATGTTATTTACTACTTTTTCAGGGAACtccaacttttttttaatttttacttATTAAAGCATAAAAAGTTATTGATGCTTTTTACTGGACATAAATATTTCTCATACTTTGCTCTATGTTTTGTTGGCTGTTAAATCCAAACCTTGCTCTCTTTTGGTGACAGAGAAATAGAAGTAAGTAACAAAAGCATGTTTCCCAGGGTGTTCATGTTATTTCCGACCAAAACCACTTAGCCAAAAACCacttagccatgcagtctgcctttacaaacattagtgaaaaaatgggtggttctaaagagatCACTGAACTTCAGcttggtactgtaataggatgccaccggTACAACAAGTCAGGTGGTAAcgtttcttccctcctagatgtTTCACCATCAACTGTAAGTGGTATTACTAAaaaaagtggaagtgtttaggaaccacagcaactcacaaagttacagagcagggtcgccgactgctgaggagcataGTATATAAAAGTTGTCAACACTCTGCTGACTTAACAACTGCAGATTGACAAACTTCCTCTGGCATTAAAATGTGCTCCAGGAGCTTCATGGAATGAGTTTCAATTGCTGACCAGCTGCACACAAGCattacatcaccaagcacaatgcTGAGTGCACGGatggagtggtgtaaagcaaACTGGACTCTGGaacagtggaaatgtgttctgtggagtgacgaTTCGCTCTTCTCTATATGGCAGTCTGATTGGCTGGGTTTGGTGAATGCAAGGACAGtattacctgcctgactgcattttGCCAGTTGTAAATTTTGgtagaggagggataatgcAATGGGGTTTTTCAGTGGTTGGCCTGGGGCCCTTAGTTCCAGTAAATTGTATGCTTCCAACTTTGTGGTAA
Encoded proteins:
- the ccn4a gene encoding cellular communication network factor 4a, producing the protein MRWHLPWLLFVSGLQQAFCQSSSMVPIMPEPTALEPYNRTQYCKWPCSCPETPPNCPPGVSLITDGCDCCKACAKQVGEVCNEADNCDHHRGLYCDYSSDKPRYEKGVCAYLLGSGCEHNGVIYRNGQSFQPSCKYQCLCVNGAIGCVPLCNEWQPPRVWCQTPRRVKIPGQCCEQWICEESRRGRKTAPRHAMAALSSGKDNWQQNCVTQTSSWSPCSKTCGRGVSLRITNANKQCRMVKERRLCNLRPCEVDITTHIKPGKKCLNIYREEHPTNFTISGCTSKKLYRPKYCGVCTDERCCIPYKSKTVQVEFQCPHGGVITWQVMWINACFCNLSCKNPNDIFADLEMYYENREIMN